Proteins from one Streptomyces sp. NBC_00289 genomic window:
- a CDS encoding response regulator encodes MTIRVLIADDQMMVREGFSVLLNAMPDIEVVGEAVNGREAVDRVRDLTPDVVLMDIRMPELNGIEATREIVAADGAAKVLVLTTFDLDEYVYQALRAGASGFLLKDASARQLAEGVRVVASGEALLAPSVTRRLITEFSKLAGTPRLMPSAQAAYGDLTDRETEVLVLIAQGLSNAEIAGRLVVAESTIKTHVSRILVKLGLRDRTQAAVFAYEARLVTPG; translated from the coding sequence ATGACGATCCGCGTACTGATCGCGGACGACCAGATGATGGTGCGCGAGGGCTTCTCGGTCCTGTTGAACGCGATGCCGGACATCGAGGTCGTGGGCGAGGCGGTGAACGGGCGGGAGGCGGTCGACCGCGTCCGTGACCTCACGCCGGACGTGGTGCTGATGGACATCCGCATGCCGGAGCTGAACGGCATCGAGGCGACCCGGGAGATCGTCGCCGCGGACGGCGCGGCGAAGGTGCTGGTGCTCACTACCTTCGATCTCGACGAGTACGTCTACCAGGCGCTGCGGGCGGGAGCCTCCGGCTTCCTCCTCAAGGACGCCTCGGCACGCCAGCTCGCCGAAGGGGTGCGGGTGGTGGCGTCCGGCGAGGCGCTCCTCGCGCCGTCCGTGACCAGGCGGCTGATCACGGAGTTCTCGAAACTGGCCGGCACCCCGCGCCTCATGCCGTCCGCGCAGGCCGCGTACGGCGATCTGACCGACCGGGAGACGGAGGTGCTGGTACTGATCGCGCAGGGCCTGTCGAACGCGGAGATCGCCGGGCGGCTGGTGGTCGCCGAGTCGACGATCAAGACGCATGTCAGCCGCATCCTGGTGAAACTGGGCCTGCGGGACCGGACGCAGGCGGCGGTGTTCGCGTACGAGGCGAGGCTGGTCACGCCCGGCTGA
- a CDS encoding acyltransferase: MDVATPVERDRAVDALRAFAILGVVLGHWLVTALVADGGTLRTASPLQHMPWLAPISWVFQPLAVFFLVGGHVATRGHASARSRGTAYRHWLAARLSRLFRPVAAVATLWTVAAVALLLAGAEFETVRALVKLALSPMWFLVVFAALTAATPLLARLNPLWPLAVVLHVDLLRFGLGGPSWLGWVNVAAGWLMPYTLGAAWTRGELDRRRAAWTLLVGGAAATAALVAWAGYPASMVGVPGAAVSNLNPPTLAAVTFGLAQCGLALLLRDRLRHAMRRPSAWAVVAFVNLSAMTIFLWHQTALMATTATGLLAGHLPGLHTRPDDLTWVAARLAWLPVFVLALAVCWTAFRHHEQGGHRRAARPGPRGSRSRSRVVRVQRAPGGERSPGARRV, encoded by the coding sequence ATCGACGTGGCCACCCCCGTGGAGCGGGACCGTGCCGTCGACGCCCTGCGCGCGTTCGCGATCCTCGGCGTGGTCCTCGGGCACTGGCTGGTGACCGCCCTGGTCGCGGACGGCGGGACGCTGCGCACCGCGAGCCCCTTGCAGCACATGCCCTGGCTGGCCCCGATCTCCTGGGTGTTCCAGCCCCTCGCCGTGTTCTTCCTGGTCGGCGGTCATGTGGCGACCCGCGGTCATGCCTCGGCGCGGAGCCGCGGCACCGCCTACCGGCACTGGCTCGCGGCCCGGCTGTCCCGACTGTTCAGACCGGTGGCGGCCGTTGCGACGCTGTGGACGGTGGCGGCGGTGGCCCTGCTGCTCGCGGGCGCCGAGTTCGAGACGGTCCGCGCACTGGTGAAGCTCGCCCTGTCCCCGATGTGGTTCCTCGTGGTCTTCGCCGCGCTGACGGCCGCCACTCCGCTGCTGGCCCGGCTCAACCCGCTGTGGCCGCTCGCCGTCGTCCTCCATGTGGATCTCCTGCGCTTCGGCCTCGGCGGCCCGTCCTGGCTCGGCTGGGTCAACGTGGCGGCGGGCTGGCTGATGCCCTACACCCTCGGCGCGGCCTGGACCCGCGGTGAGCTGGACCGCCGCCGGGCGGCCTGGACCCTGCTGGTGGGCGGGGCCGCGGCGACCGCGGCACTGGTCGCCTGGGCCGGCTATCCGGCGTCCATGGTCGGCGTCCCGGGTGCCGCGGTCTCCAACCTCAACCCGCCGACGCTGGCCGCCGTCACCTTCGGTCTGGCCCAGTGCGGCCTCGCCCTGCTGCTGCGCGACCGGCTGCGTCACGCCATGCGCCGCCCGTCGGCCTGGGCTGTGGTGGCGTTCGTCAACCTCTCCGCGATGACGATCTTCCTCTGGCACCAGACGGCCCTCATGGCGACCACGGCCACCGGTCTCCTCGCCGGTCACCTCCCGGGCCTGCACACCCGCCCCGACGACCTCACCTGGGTCGCGGCCCGACTGGCCTGGCTCCCGGTCTTCGTCCTGGCTCTCGCGGTGTGCTGGACGGCCTTCCGCCACCACGAGCAGGGCGGGCACCGGCGCGCCGCCCGACCAGGACCGCGCGGGAGCCGAAGCCGTTCGCGGGTGGTCCGGGTGCAGCGTGCCCCCGGAGGAGAGAGGTCACCGGGAGCGCGTCGTGTCTAG
- a CDS encoding sensor histidine kinase, with protein sequence MVVSGVRRCLSTLRDDLWTVRADPLPVSLWLRWLPHGLLCLTAFGVALGGAAQLDDGGGLGSGTALLIAGAQGGSVVLALWRPIPAWWLSTAAAVVGAVAVHGRLGAVHGETFPWPWTAAGIVAHLFVLLLVALRVRTRVSVEVLALTALVTYVLEGVWGAGDYDPTGVIAVCLSAVVVVLGIALHGRREARTRLVEQETITAEERARRTLLEERSRIARELHDVVAHHMSVISIQAQVAPHLTENPSEELKENLAGIRQNAVEALAELRRVLGVLRSENPDDPYGLGGPGTGAAPDAPQPTLDRLDALIENTRAAGLTVTTGIEGDAPSYPPGLELSAYRIIQEALSNALRHAPGSTVRVDIHHFPRGLYLSVINSRPQYPVPRSPGAGHGLLGMRERAAMLGGHVTANETLHGGFAISAYLPRDGNADTEPETPDVPGTPAVSRTSDTSYTSAASVDFVDPDASAGPLTGETS encoded by the coding sequence ATGGTCGTGAGCGGTGTTCGGCGCTGTCTGTCGACGCTGCGCGACGACCTCTGGACCGTTCGGGCGGATCCGTTGCCCGTGTCCCTGTGGCTGCGCTGGCTGCCGCACGGCCTGTTGTGCCTGACCGCGTTCGGAGTCGCGCTCGGCGGTGCGGCGCAGCTGGACGACGGCGGAGGGCTGGGTTCCGGGACGGCGTTGCTGATCGCCGGCGCCCAGGGCGGCTCGGTGGTCCTCGCCCTGTGGCGGCCGATCCCGGCATGGTGGCTGTCGACGGCGGCCGCGGTGGTGGGCGCCGTGGCGGTGCACGGCCGGCTGGGCGCCGTGCACGGGGAGACCTTCCCCTGGCCGTGGACCGCGGCCGGCATCGTCGCGCACCTGTTCGTGCTGCTGCTGGTCGCCCTGCGGGTGCGCACCCGTGTCTCCGTCGAGGTGCTCGCCCTGACCGCGCTGGTCACCTATGTCCTGGAGGGTGTGTGGGGCGCGGGGGACTACGACCCCACCGGGGTGATCGCGGTGTGTCTGTCCGCCGTGGTCGTGGTGCTCGGCATCGCCCTGCACGGCCGCCGCGAGGCCCGCACCCGGCTGGTCGAGCAGGAGACCATCACGGCGGAGGAGCGGGCCCGGCGCACCCTGCTGGAGGAGCGCAGCCGGATCGCGCGCGAGCTGCACGACGTGGTCGCGCACCACATGTCGGTGATCTCCATCCAGGCCCAGGTCGCCCCTCACCTCACCGAGAACCCCTCCGAGGAGCTGAAGGAGAACCTCGCCGGTATCCGGCAGAACGCGGTGGAGGCGCTCGCGGAGCTGCGCAGGGTCCTCGGGGTGCTGCGCTCGGAGAACCCCGACGACCCGTACGGGCTCGGCGGACCCGGCACCGGAGCGGCCCCGGACGCCCCGCAGCCCACCCTCGACCGTCTCGACGCCCTGATCGAGAACACCCGTGCCGCCGGACTGACGGTCACCACGGGCATCGAGGGGGACGCGCCGTCGTACCCGCCCGGCCTCGAGCTGTCCGCGTACCGGATCATCCAGGAGGCCCTGAGCAACGCCCTGCGGCACGCGCCTGGTTCCACCGTCCGCGTCGACATCCACCACTTCCCGCGCGGGCTGTACCTGAGCGTCATCAACTCCCGTCCGCAGTACCCCGTTCCGCGCTCCCCCGGTGCCGGGCACGGCCTGCTCGGCATGCGCGAGCGGGCGGCGATGCTGGGCGGCCATGTCACCGCGAACGAGACCCTGCACGGCGGCTTCGCGATCTCCGCGTACCTCCCCCGGGACGGCAACGCCGACACCGAGCCCGAGACCCCGGACGTGCCGGGCACGCCGGCTGTTTCCCGTACTTCCGACACCTCGTACACCTCCGCCGCCTCCGTCGACTTCGTCGATCCCGACGCCTCGGCCGGACCCCTGACAGGAGAGACCTCATGA
- a CDS encoding sensor histidine kinase: protein MTETTQMQTPQPGDGSRPRSPEFRLAADALRGLRQDLFHHAFAYDPLPPLRADGPLTKRLSPRIRQYAVWLPHAVVAAAGLLSAAIADTAVDGSGDFVGFLSALLALCPVLLTLLRPIGAFWLSFAAVPVTAVFCDSWDDWPFPTGSFVCHLIVLTVVALRTRPRVAAWMWALTAAYGITAEIFFGAGYYASNTAPLLVISAFVLLAVTVRHIRRDAEQEVTAQQSVTEHERSRRTLLEERTTIARELHDVVAHHMSVVAIQAEAAPYRVENPPPELERAFVTIRENAVAALTELRRVLGVVRAEDYEAPDAPQPTLADLDALLANVRDAGLDVEKVVTGAVRELPQGVELSAYRIVQEALSNSLRHAPGAGARVEIGYVLGGLGLRIVNGPLPELSLVKPSPGAGHGITGMRERVSMLNGEMTAGPAADGGYEVAVFLPVASVSEGDA, encoded by the coding sequence GTGACCGAGACGACCCAGATGCAGACCCCGCAGCCGGGGGACGGGAGCAGGCCGCGCAGTCCGGAGTTCCGGCTGGCCGCGGATGCCCTGCGCGGACTGCGACAGGACCTGTTCCACCACGCCTTCGCCTACGACCCGCTTCCGCCCCTGCGCGCCGACGGTCCGCTGACCAAGCGGCTGTCCCCGCGTATCCGCCAGTACGCCGTCTGGCTCCCGCACGCCGTGGTGGCGGCGGCCGGACTCCTCTCGGCGGCGATCGCCGACACCGCGGTCGATGGATCCGGCGACTTCGTCGGTTTCCTGAGTGCCCTGCTCGCGCTCTGCCCGGTGCTGCTGACGCTGCTCCGGCCCATCGGCGCCTTCTGGCTCTCCTTCGCCGCCGTCCCGGTGACCGCGGTGTTCTGCGACAGCTGGGACGACTGGCCGTTCCCGACCGGCAGCTTCGTCTGCCACCTGATCGTGCTGACGGTCGTGGCACTGCGGACGCGGCCCCGGGTGGCGGCCTGGATGTGGGCCCTGACCGCCGCCTACGGCATCACGGCCGAGATCTTCTTCGGCGCGGGGTACTACGCCTCGAACACCGCGCCGTTGCTGGTGATCTCCGCGTTCGTGCTGCTCGCCGTCACCGTCCGGCACATACGCCGGGACGCGGAGCAGGAGGTGACCGCCCAGCAGTCGGTGACCGAGCACGAGCGGTCCCGGCGCACACTCCTGGAGGAACGCACCACCATCGCCCGCGAGCTGCACGACGTGGTCGCCCACCACATGTCCGTCGTCGCCATCCAGGCGGAGGCCGCCCCCTACCGGGTGGAGAACCCGCCGCCGGAGCTGGAGCGCGCCTTCGTCACCATCCGGGAGAACGCGGTGGCGGCCCTGACCGAGCTGCGCCGGGTCCTGGGCGTCGTCCGCGCCGAGGACTACGAGGCGCCGGACGCCCCGCAGCCCACCCTCGCGGATCTGGACGCGCTGCTCGCCAATGTGCGGGACGCGGGGCTGGACGTGGAGAAGGTGGTCACCGGGGCGGTGCGCGAGCTGCCGCAGGGCGTGGAGCTGTCGGCGTACCGCATCGTGCAGGAGGCCCTCAGCAACTCGCTGCGGCACGCGCCCGGCGCCGGTGCCCGGGTCGAGATCGGCTACGTCCTCGGCGGTCTGGGCCTGCGCATAGTCAACGGCCCGCTGCCCGAGCTGTCGCTGGTGAAGCCCTCGCCCGGAGCGGGGCACGGCATCACCGGCATGCGGGAGCGGGTCTCCATGCTGAACGGCGAGATGACGGCGGGCCCTGCGGCCGACGGGGGCTACGAGGTGGCGGTGTTCCTGCCCGTCGCGAGTGTGAGCGAAGGTGACGCATGA
- a CDS encoding cytochrome P450 produces the protein MAAADDLAFDPWDPAFLADPYPAYADLRARGRVRYYEPTRQWLVPHHADVSALLRDRRLGRAYRHRFTHEEFGRTAPPAEHEPFHVLNDHGMLDLEPPDHTRIRRLVSKAFTPRTVERLRPYVHGLAGELVDALVEAGGGDLLTDVAEPLPVAVIAEMLGIPESDRAPLRPWSADICGMYELNPSEEVADRAVRASVEFSDYLRELIAERRKEPGDDLISGLIAAHDEGDRLTEQEMISTCVLLLNAGHEATVNATVNGWWALFRNPDQLAALRADHSLVPSAVEELMRYDTPLQLFERWVLDDIEVDGTVIPRGAEIAMLFGAANHDPEVFADPGRLDLARPENPHISFSAGIHYCIGAPLARIELAASMRALLEKAPTLDLAAEPKRKPNFVIRGLEGLSVGV, from the coding sequence ATGGCAGCTGCTGACGACCTCGCGTTCGACCCCTGGGACCCGGCGTTTCTCGCCGACCCGTACCCCGCCTACGCCGACCTGCGTGCCCGGGGCCGTGTGCGGTACTACGAGCCCACGCGCCAGTGGCTGGTGCCGCACCACGCGGACGTCTCGGCGCTGCTGCGCGACCGCCGCCTGGGCCGCGCCTACCGGCACCGTTTCACGCACGAGGAATTCGGGCGTACGGCGCCGCCGGCGGAGCACGAGCCGTTCCATGTGCTCAACGACCACGGAATGCTCGACCTGGAGCCGCCGGACCACACCCGCATCCGGCGCCTGGTGTCGAAGGCGTTCACCCCGCGCACGGTGGAGCGGCTGCGGCCGTATGTGCACGGGCTGGCGGGGGAGTTGGTGGACGCGCTGGTCGAGGCGGGCGGGGGCGATCTGCTGACGGACGTGGCGGAGCCGCTGCCGGTGGCGGTGATCGCCGAGATGCTCGGCATCCCCGAGTCCGACCGGGCTCCACTCAGGCCCTGGTCGGCCGACATCTGCGGGATGTACGAGCTGAACCCGTCGGAGGAGGTGGCGGACCGGGCGGTGCGCGCGTCGGTCGAGTTCTCGGACTACCTGCGGGAGCTGATCGCCGAGCGCCGCAAGGAACCCGGCGACGATCTGATCTCGGGCCTGATCGCCGCGCACGACGAGGGCGACCGGCTGACCGAGCAGGAGATGATCTCGACCTGTGTGCTCCTGCTGAACGCGGGTCACGAGGCCACGGTGAACGCCACGGTCAACGGCTGGTGGGCCCTGTTCCGCAACCCGGACCAGCTGGCGGCCCTGCGCGCCGACCACTCCCTCGTGCCGTCCGCGGTCGAGGAGCTGATGCGCTACGACACCCCGTTGCAGCTCTTCGAGCGCTGGGTCCTGGACGACATCGAGGTCGACGGCACGGTGATCCCCCGGGGAGCGGAGATCGCGATGCTCTTCGGCGCCGCCAACCACGACCCGGAGGTCTTCGCCGACCCCGGACGGCTGGACCTGGCCCGCCCGGAGAACCCGCACATCTCCTTCAGCGCGGGCATCCACTACTGCATCGGGGCGCCGCTCGCCCGGATCGAACTGGCCGCCTCGATGCGGGCGTTGCTGGAGAAGGCCCCGACGCTCGACCTGGCGGCGGAGCCGAAGCGGAAGCCGAACTTCGTGATCCGGGGACTGGAGGGGCTCAGCGTCGGAGTCTGA
- a CDS encoding alpha/beta hydrolase: MVASAADGGATGGRRSGERPRGRRRAGRWRRALLAALVTGAVVAPLSAAARPEIPAPAPAVLAPLTAGTLGAAYAANRANAAQASRMAAAHGDTGRAAAERSMAGPSRRFLAFDGRGPGLATEVFGDLARADRVAVLVPGSDTSLDTYGRFRAGAVALQRQLTGRAPAGTRTAVVAWLGYRTPGTISATVLTTGRAEQAAPQLRAFIERLHIIAGRRAQVALLCHSYGSVVCGRAASGLAVDDIALIGSPGTGVDSAAALHTPARIWAARGAADWVADVPHVRTDLLGATVGFGRDPVSPAFGARVFAAGDGGHSDYFTPGSASLTNLTRIVLGETSEVARA, encoded by the coding sequence GTGGTCGCGAGTGCTGCCGACGGCGGTGCGACGGGGGGTCGGCGGTCGGGGGAACGGCCGCGCGGGCGGCGTCGCGCGGGCCGTTGGCGCCGTGCGTTGCTCGCCGCTCTCGTCACCGGCGCCGTCGTGGCGCCGCTCTCCGCCGCCGCCCGCCCGGAGATCCCCGCCCCCGCTCCGGCGGTCCTCGCGCCGCTGACGGCGGGCACGCTGGGCGCGGCCTACGCGGCCAACCGTGCCAACGCCGCGCAGGCGTCCCGCATGGCCGCCGCGCACGGCGACACCGGCCGCGCGGCGGCGGAGCGCTCCATGGCCGGTCCGTCGCGCCGTTTCCTCGCCTTCGACGGGCGTGGCCCCGGCCTGGCGACCGAGGTCTTCGGTGACCTGGCCCGTGCCGACCGCGTCGCCGTCCTGGTCCCGGGCTCCGATACGAGCCTCGACACGTACGGCCGCTTCCGCGCCGGAGCCGTCGCCCTGCAACGGCAGCTCACCGGCCGGGCCCCGGCCGGCACCCGCACCGCCGTCGTGGCCTGGCTCGGCTACCGGACGCCCGGCACGATCAGCGCGACGGTCCTCACGACGGGTCGCGCCGAGCAGGCGGCCCCTCAACTGCGCGCGTTCATCGAGCGGTTGCACATCATCGCGGGCCGGAGGGCCCAGGTCGCGCTGCTGTGTCACTCGTACGGATCGGTCGTCTGCGGCCGCGCCGCCTCCGGCCTGGCCGTCGATGACATCGCCCTCATCGGCAGTCCCGGCACCGGCGTCGACTCCGCCGCGGCGCTGCACACGCCGGCCCGCATCTGGGCGGCCCGCGGCGCCGCCGACTGGGTGGCCGACGTACCGCACGTCAGAACCGACCTTCTCGGCGCCACCGTCGGCTTCGGCAGGGACCCGGTGTCACCGGCCTTCGGCGCGCGCGTCTTCGCGGCAGGCGACGGCGGCCACAGCGACTACTTCACCCCGGGCTCGGCCTCGCTCACCAACCTGACCCGGATCGTCCTCGGCGAGACCTCGGAGGTGGCCCGTGCGTGA
- a CDS encoding response regulator has product MTSGTIRVLIADDQQMVRQGFTVLLNTKPDIEVIGQAVDGMDAVVKVAELTPDVVLMDIRMPELGGIEATRRITGERPDIKVLVLTTFDLDEYVYEALRAGASGFLLKDASADQLAEAVRVVAAGDALLAPGITRRLIAEFSRLDGRPRSPLKERVGDLTERETEVLALIAQGLSNAEIAERLVVAEQTVKTHVGRILVKLGLRDRTQAAVFAYESGLVRPAGY; this is encoded by the coding sequence ATGACGAGCGGCACCATCCGCGTACTCATCGCCGACGACCAGCAGATGGTCCGGCAGGGCTTCACCGTGCTGCTCAACACCAAGCCGGACATCGAGGTGATCGGTCAGGCGGTCGACGGGATGGACGCCGTCGTCAAGGTCGCCGAACTCACCCCGGACGTCGTTCTCATGGACATCCGCATGCCGGAGCTCGGCGGCATCGAGGCAACCCGCCGTATCACCGGCGAGCGGCCCGACATCAAGGTGCTGGTGCTCACCACCTTCGACCTCGACGAGTACGTGTACGAGGCGCTGCGCGCCGGCGCGTCCGGGTTCCTGCTGAAGGACGCGTCCGCGGACCAACTGGCCGAGGCGGTACGGGTGGTGGCGGCCGGCGACGCCCTGCTCGCGCCGGGCATCACCCGCCGTCTGATCGCCGAGTTCTCCCGTCTGGACGGCAGGCCCCGCTCCCCGCTCAAGGAACGCGTGGGCGATCTGACCGAACGCGAGACGGAGGTGCTCGCCCTGATCGCGCAGGGACTGTCGAACGCGGAGATCGCCGAGCGACTCGTCGTGGCCGAGCAGACCGTGAAGACCCATGTGGGCCGCATCCTGGTGAAGCTGGGCCTGCGGGACCGCACGCAGGCGGCGGTGTTCGCGTACGAGTCGGGGCTGGTGCGTCCGGCCGGGTACTGA